The genomic segment taaccataaagctgatatcatattaagaaatggactttaagcctaactcaatcacACAAACtcagcttgtaaggtgaggtttgcacctacttatatactctaaattaacCTTATTTCTAGTCGACGTGAAACTTCCAACAATTCTCATatgacaaacaaacaaacaacaaaacttccttcaaaaataaaaacaatcaaCATGACTAAAACTAAGGCGAAATGTGAAGCTGGTCAAAGCTTGAGTCTGATAATTTTCAAACAGGCCCATCCCCATTCCCAAGTCAAACCAAGAAAGGCCCAAGGTTAAGGTCCAGTTCTATTCAAAATTCAAAGCCCAAATGTAATGGTCTCACACGGCATACCTACTCCAAAATCCCAGCTGTCAGCTTCTCCTTCCACATTCAAGCCTCCTGCATCATCAAGTTAAAACTGAGAACATATAAAAGCTTAACAACAAAAGGAAAAGTAGAAACTCCATAACCAATTAATTGTAGTAGATAAAAACATATTCCTGTAGTATGTAACTATTCGCATTCCAGCCCTCTTAAACTTTTCTCTCTGTATTGGtctctaaattttctttttcatgtcgGTATTCTCTTCCAAGTGACCACATGACTTAACagataatattagaaaataCGCATTGCTTCTTAACATggactaaaataaaaatctaccCACAATAACCTATATCAAAAGTTTACCATTTTATAAAGCTCAAATAAACAACTTGAGagagtaaaatgaaaaaataaaattccgAAGTATCAAAACACAACTAATTTCAGAAAGTATGCATGATGCTTCTTACCATGGACTAAAATAAGCATCTTCtcataaaatttatcaaaagttTACAATTTTATAGAGCTAAAAAAGTATCATTCGAgactaaaatgaaaaacaacgGTGTAGGAAAACACCAAAATAATTTCAGGATGAAAAAAACGAAAACATGTATTACTTTAACAGATATGCAATCaggaaaaacaaaatctttatatgaattttaagtaattactataaaaataaacaaacttatTATACTTGAAGGaaagtataaaaataccctCCCACGGTCCATGCATTACTAATTCAGTATGACATTCTCAACAAAAAATTATCCAAGCCCCTTCAATCAGGTTTCGCAGCTTTATTTGGGGAATTCGAggcaaaaattaaaaaggtaaTTTACTTGGGGAAGTGTCGGGAGTAACCAAGGCAATGCCCTCAGCAGCAGCTGCGCGTTGAGCACCAGACTTGAATATGAAGTTTTCATCGGTGCATGTGAGGCCAGCGAGAAAATACAGAACCTTTTGATTGAAAGCATAACAACACGATGAAATGAAGAAAGTGTGAGAGGTTGAATTGGAATGAGAAAAGGGAAAATTGAGGAACTCACTGGGAATTTGTGAGAGGGGGAAGGAGAAGGAGGGAAGTAGATGTGGAAGTTCATGGAGCAGCCGAGTGTGGGACTGAAATGCTTGAACCTCTTGTTGTAGCCTCCGAACATCTTGCCACTGCTGATCTCGCTCGGCTTCGTCTCCATCGCTCGATTCTGATTACTGCACTCACACAGAGGAAGTTGGGTTTGGGTGGTGAGGAAAAATCTCTCATGACATTGAGCTTTTATAGGCCTAATTTCCAATGTAATTCATGCCACCTTTCATGAGATGATAATTGGGTAACACATAGGcccaaactaaaaaaaacattagaaaaaaaaaacgtgatCTATATTTAAGATTggattgtaatttttaagtttagatATGAGCTAATAAtccatttaaataaatataaaattgaaaagtgtACAAAAGATTGCTAGCtatgaaaaacaacaaaaggtGTTACATAAGGTCTATATACATagtaacaataacaaacaaactATAAATTGTAGCAATTAAtagcatatttaaaaaatacatcaaTTAAAGCTATAAAAGTAATATACAACAATAAACATTGGCCAAATGTATCAAGACAACTCCACTAAGTCTATAAAAATATCTCTAAAATATGATTACTAATGTATGTGTtaatacatttttcttcttctgattTTGCTACAAAAGTAAGTTTCTCCGTGAAAAACTCATGTGTAATTATactttaacaattaaaaaatgtataaatgttGACCTTACACGTTCTCCATATGTAGTTTGTTTTGATAAATAACTTCATttcttcaacttctttttctatacgtaattcattataaaaaaattaacaacaaaattaattaaatacatttgtagacattataaaattaatacatCCACTCTAAAGAGAAAATATCCATATTGATtacatacaaatataaatataaataacaccCATTGAGAtccattcatattttttttaattattaaaacatctatttaagtaataaaaaaatatttttactattttatttattctttagtattttttttagagtGACAGAAAGTTCTTTCAAAGATATcacaaagtttttgtaattttgacatGGACTAATATTGTAAGTGGTAATTAAGTAGAGTAGTACATGACTTCATAACTTAATTATTGTATactcacataaaataaaatattacattttacataaatataaaatttaaaaaataaatattatttatacacAGTTATCAATGTTTGTCTCATCATAATTTGGGCCGAATTTGGTTATCCCTTCTTACTTAGCACATGATTTCAAGAACTAAGAAATTCTTTTATGCTTAGTTGGTAAGAAAAATTTCTTACAAGGAAGCATGTCACATGGAGCATGAATAGCTATTTATTCTTAGTTTCGTTTCAGCATTCTCTCTCCCAATGATTCCATTTATTCAGGAAAACAAATGAAGGTTATTATACTTATTAGTCAGATGATTATCAAGTGATGGTAGATTATGTGATAAATAACTATCTcctaaatatatatgaaaaaaaaattaaggaaaaacatTTACAATTTAAAAGGCTTTAAGTAGTATGAATTTGAGGATAAATTCTCTTCAAGAAGAAGTATGATAGAAAATTATCTTTTGAACATATATGAAAAGAATTTGAGTAAAAagatttataattcaaaaaatctATGACAATGTCAAATATCAAAAcacttcttcttgaatcttatAATGTTTCATGAATGACAAAacttaaataacataaatatcataaaacaattgaagaataatttagaaaattaaataaattataaatctttaGTGTGGGATTGTTTCATCATGTGAAGCTATCCTAAACTCTATTAACCCTTCATGCTCACGTAGAGGATAATGGTTAGTTTGTGAGAGTGACAGAAGCTTTTGTCATAAGGACGACCATAGGGTTCTAATGACTCTGTCatagactaaccttgtgagtagTAGTTCGATAGAACAATGTATTATTACCACAGATGTATGATTTCACAAGTATGATTCAAGTGTACGTATTCATATAAATTGAGATTAGAAAAATCTGATTTCATGTATGAATGTGTGAAAGAAATTTAACATGTTGTTAAGTGTTTTGgtactatttatattttcaactaGCTTACCTTCTGTGTGTATCTAGATGATTTAATTGTTTATGAAAACTCTTTTGCACATTAACTTATCCTGTGTTTTCTTTTAGTGTGAGCATATCATGGATATGTACTAAAACATTTATGATAAAAGATGATGATGCTACacaatattctttttttattgtctagaatttttctttaattactttagatatattttattattatgattatttttttagataattatattagtatcatgtatttatatatatatatatatatatattaaaattgtttattaattttataatattttattttataattgcaAATTGTTAAATTGGAAGATTACATTAACCaacttttttaatatcttttatcaCTTGATATGACACATtccatttgaaaaataaatgtaatatttttatgttaaaaaattaatttagcaAATTTATAcagtaaataatattatgaatacatatttaaaagtaataataacacaaatatataaataaaaaatataaaaatgaaaaagttggaAAACGAAATTACTAAAATCTAAAATCTACCAAATAGATGTAAGAAAAACTCAATTATTGTATactcacataaaataaaatattacatttacataaatataaaattttaaaaataaatattatttatatacagTTATCATTGTTTGTCTCATCATAATTTGTGCCGAATTTGGTCATCCCTGCTTACTTAGCACATGTTTTCAAGAAACTAAGAAATTCTTTTATGCTTAGTTTGTAAGAAAAATTTCTTACTGAGTACCAAGGAAGCATGTCACATGGAGCATGAACAGCAAAAGTCATCTCATATTAATGAACCACCGAGGGAAGTTGGCAACAGTTTCAAACCTTAAATGCATGCCTATAGGTTTCAACCATATACAccttcattataatttatactacaccctcttttctctttatctttcttACCTCTTGCTTTCTGTTTATGGCATGACCAAATGTAAACAAGCTGCTTGTGCTTTTCACTTCCGTTAGTGGTTTTCACTTCTTATGCCCAACTTCACTTACATTTTTGGTGCAATATTATTTCGCacctaatttttgtttgttgtgtCCTTTGTTCAACCCTTTGGTTGAATAAACATAACTGTTATTCCCACGGAAAAGTTAAGGGTATTTTGTATTCTGCTTTGTTTTTTACTGGTTGTGGCTGCGTTCTTAGCTGGGTAGATAAACAACTCAAGACGGAGAAAACAAAGTTACATTAGTGTTtgcattttgtatttttgttttttgcctCTGGATTTTGGGCATGTGAGCTGTCTAGAAAGCCAAAAGGGGCATCTTTTTAGTGGTCATTGTATGATATATTTCAttcattcttctatttcaactAAAGTTTGGGAGTGGAGAATTTTTGTCCGAAAATCTGAAAATGAGTTAGTTTTTTATCCACGAAGATCCACCAGAAAGATTTGATTTTGCAGTTTATTTTACGTCTTAGCGGTAACACAAACCTCTGATCAAAAGGGTCAAATTGGGTAGTTGAGTTAGAGGAATGTGAAGGGCCTAAGATTTAGGGGGGTCATATAGGATTCTGTGATGTGTTTAGTTTATCTATGGGTATAAAACCTGGAATAGAAAGAAGTCACCTTTTGAAAAGTTCATAGAACTAGAAGCAAATAAAGTGTTGAGATTTCATTTCAAGGCTTGTGTTTATGCATGGTGGGAAGCATCATGGAAGTAGTTAGTAATGAGTACTCAAATGGCTCTGTTCAGGCCTGCAATGGTTCAGAGGAGAAGCTTGATGATCTTCGCAGCCTTGTTGGGAAGGCTGATGGTGATCCTTTGAGAATTGTGAGTGTTGGTGCTGGTGCTTGGGGCAGTGTTTTTGCTGCTTTGTTGCAAGATACTTTTGGCCAATTCCGTGATAAGGTGCAAATCAGGATATGGAGAAGGCCAGGAAAGACAGTTGATAGAGCAACAGCAAAACACCTCTTTGAAGTTATCAACTCCAGGGAGGATGTGTTGAGAAGGTTGATCAGGCGTTGTGCTTATCTGAAATATGTTGAGGCCAGGCTTGGTGATAGGACTCTTCTAGCTGATGAGATTCTGAAAGATGGATTTTGTTTGAATATGATAGATACACCACTTTGTCCATTGAAGGTGGTCACAAACTTGCAAGAAGCTGTTTGGGATGCTGATATTGTGGTTAATGGTTTGCCTTCAACAGAAACAAGGGAGATTTTTGAAGAGATAAGTAAATATTGGAAGGAGAGAATCACAGTGCCTGTGATAATCTCTTTGGCAAAGGGTATAGAGGCTGCATTGGAGCCTGTTCCCCATATTATAACTCCCACAAAAATGATTAACCAAGCAAGTaagatttttcttcttattatcATGAGTTATCTTTTCTCCATTCTTGTGGCTTCTTTGTTATACTTAAAAGGCAATCTTTTTCTCATGCACTTTATACAATAGAAGAAGTAAAGGAATTCCACCAAGATTTTAAATTGCATTTGCCTGCAATTTTGATAATCACTATACAACTGCAAACTGCAACTTAAAACCTTGGGTTGCATGAGCTCTAATATAGCTTTAACTTTTTACTTTTGTATTAAAGATatcattatataattaatagatGGTtggttttgtatctttttttattatcagtCTGGTCGGGTGTGGTAGGAGTTAGAAAACATCTGTCTTTCAGAACAGGATGATAACTCTGTAAAGCATTGAGGACACTTTTATGTGTCAATGTTCTGGACTCATTGATATCTCCCTTTTGTAACATTTCTCATATAGTCACATCCACCGATTTTTGGTATATATGGCATACTACTTCTTGAATAACTTTTCATCTTTTGACCAGTACAGCTAGAGAAGAAGTCTAGCCAAAGAAACTTCCGCAACATTCTTGTGAGTTTTATTGGTGGAGAcaatgttgtttattttgaatgaatgtCAAACTCAACCTTCCTCACCCACTCCTAGCAAGTTCAATTCACTTAAAGTTCTCATTCATATTTAGGTATACTACAGATCAAGGACAATAAAGTGAAGCAATTAATCTTGATTCAGAAATTAACAGCAGAAAATGTGATAAATgcatacaaaatatattatgaagTTGTTTACATTTCAAACTTGATAACTCTGTACTTATCCTATAAAGTTTGCAACACACTTTATAGGAGGAaatctatataaaatttgataatcCACTGGCTAGGTACTGCTATTTGttatctataatttatttacatcaTGCCAACCAATGGAAACTAGTAACTTGGTagtttatctattttatctACCCTCATTTTCAGTtgtttacaatttatatatactttgaCAGCTGGAGTGCCAATGGAGAATATACTTTATCTAGGTGGTCCAAATATTGCCGCAGAAATCTACAACAAGGAGTATGCCAATGCTCGAATATGTGGAGCTGATAAATGGAGGAAACCTCTGGCGAAGTTTCTACGACAACCTCATTTTATTGTCTGGGACAACAGTGACCTTGTCACCCATGAAGTCATGGGTGGCTTGAAAAATGTCTATGCTATTGGTGCAGGTAAGCTTCAAATTAGATTGAGATTGTTTGGACAAACTTTTCCCTAAAAACTTTCAGAAAGgaaagtaaaaggaaaaaaaattaaataagcgTTTGCATG from the Vigna angularis cultivar LongXiaoDou No.4 chromosome 3, ASM1680809v1, whole genome shotgun sequence genome contains:
- the LOC108324152 gene encoding probable glycerol-3-phosphate dehydrogenase [NAD(+)] 1, cytosolic; translation: MVGSIMEVVSNEYSNGSVQACNGSEEKLDDLRSLVGKADGDPLRIVSVGAGAWGSVFAALLQDTFGQFRDKVQIRIWRRPGKTVDRATAKHLFEVINSREDVLRRLIRRCAYLKYVEARLGDRTLLADEILKDGFCLNMIDTPLCPLKVVTNLQEAVWDADIVVNGLPSTETREIFEEISKYWKERITVPVIISLAKGIEAALEPVPHIITPTKMINQATGVPMENILYLGGPNIAAEIYNKEYANARICGADKWRKPLAKFLRQPHFIVWDNSDLVTHEVMGGLKNVYAIGAGMVAALTNESATSKSVYFAHCTSEMIFITHLLAEGPEKLAGPLLADTYVTLLKGRNAWYGQMLAKGELSPDMGDSISGKGMIQGVSAVEAFFELLSHSSLNVLHPEENKPVAPVELCPILKTLYKILISREHSSSEAILQALRDENQNDPRERIEIAQSHAFYMPSLLGQS